Proteins found in one Tamandua tetradactyla isolate mTamTet1 chromosome 1, mTamTet1.pri, whole genome shotgun sequence genomic segment:
- the LOC143643731 gene encoding tyrosine-protein phosphatase non-receptor type substrate 1-like: MEPAGPVPGRLGLLLCLLLATSCAWPGAAGQEEKEKDLQVTQPEKSVSVKAGESVTLRCTVSSLLPVGPIKWFKGNGEDRELIYTFRGGVTNIPRVTNITDATKGSNLEFSIRISNITPSDTGTYYCVKFKKGILDTEFKSGPGTRVSVSAKPSLPVVSSSPERATSGQTVNFTCESHGFSPRNVNLTWFKNGNVLPAVQTTVVPSNDSVSYNISSRTVVELSSGDVRSQVICEVAHNTLQSPLRGTANLSEFIRVPPTLKMMPHFPPGNQVNVTCQVERFYPKKVQLTWLENGNMSRTETALIPVENKDGTYNLTSWLLVNSSAHREDVVVTCQVEHDGQPAVSAQQTLEGSAHQKDQDPKIPPGNPSSWNMFIVVGVVCALLVALLIAALYLLRIRHKKAKGSTSSTRLHEPEKNTREITQVQDTNDINNDITYADLNLPKGKKPVPRASQSNNHTEYASIQAGPPPRPEDTLTYADLDMVHLNRVPKQPAPKPEPSFSEYASVQVQRE; this comes from the exons GAGCGGCAGgacaggaggagaaggagaaggaccTGCAGGTGACTCAGCCTGAGAAGTCAGTGTCGGTCAAAGCCGGGGAGTCAGTCACTCTACGCTGCACTGTGTCCTCTCTGCTCCCCGTGGGGCCCATCAAGTGGTTCAAGGGGAATGGGGAAGACCGGGAATTAATCTACACATTCAGAGGAGGCGTAACAAACATTCCCCGAGTAACAAACATTACAGACGCCACAAAGGGAAGCAACCTGGAGTTTTCCATCCGCATCAGTAACATCACCCCGTCTGACACGGGCACCTACTACTGTGTGAAGTTCAAGAAAGGGATCCTAGACACGGAGTTTAAGTCTGGCCCCGGCACGCGAGTGTCTGTGAGCG CCAAACCCTCTCTCCCCGTGGTCTCAAGCTCCCCAGAGAGGGCCACGTCTGGGCAGACCGTGAACTTCACCTGTGAGTCCCACGGCTTCTCCCCCAGGAATGTCAACCTGACATGGTTCAAAAATGGGAACGTGCTCCCAGCCGTCCAGACCACCGTGGTCCCATCGAACGACAGCGTCTCCTACAACATCTCCAGCAGAACCGTGGTGGAGCTGAGCTCAGGGGATGTCCGCTCCCAGGTCATCTGCGAGGTGGCCCACAACACCTTGCAGAGCCCTCTCCGTGGGACAGCCAACTTGTCTGAGTTCATCCGAG TTCCGCCTACCTTGAAGATGATGCCACACTTTCCGCCAGGGAACCAGGTGAACGTCACCTGCCAGGTGGAAAGATTCTACCCCAAGAAAGTACAGCTGACCTGGTTGGAGAATGGAAACATGTCCCGAACAGAAACAGCTCTGATCCCTGTAGAGAACAAGGATGGGACCTATAACCTGACAAGCTGGCTCCTGGTGAACTCGTCTGCCCACAGGGAGGACGTGGTGGTCACCTGCCAGGTGGAGCATGATGGACAGCCAGCAGTCAGCGCACAGCAGACCCTGGAGGGCTCTGCCCACCAGAAGGACCAGGACCCCAAAATACCGCCTG GTAACCCTAGCAGCTGGAATATGTTTATCGTGGTGGGCGTGGTGTGTGCCTTGCTGGTGGCCCTCCTGATCGCAGCCCTCTACCTCCTCCGAATCAGACACAAGAAAG cCAAGGGTTCTACTTCTTCTACAAG GTTGCATGAGCCTGAGAAGAACACCAGAGAAATAACCCAG GTCCAGGACACAAATGACATTAACAACGACATCACATACGCAGACTTGAACCTGCCCAAGGGGAAGAAGCCTGTGCCCCGGGCCTCCCAGTCCAACAACCACACAGAATATGCCAGCATCCAGGCGGGCCCGCCACCCAGGCCCGAGGACACGCTCACCTACGCTGACCTGGACATGGTCCACCTCAACCGGGTTCCCAAGCAGCCAGCCCCCAAGCCCGAGCCTTCCTTCTCGGAGTATGCCAGCGTCCAGGTCCAGAGGGAATGA